One window of the Oligoflexia bacterium genome contains the following:
- a CDS encoding transglycosylase SLT domain-containing protein: MTRHVVLFFFASLMASGASAFVKTQSVELEELPLTDRWAAKSVVEKQKRIKTAKDPVMKTAIAESLGDWQGCVLAARNVPKKSVVRDWLWLIELNCGRKLTESETKTKDNGYAVGALLASSIASVEANQLAWHNKPLGSKIQQALVSAKFALTRWHNKNSHWKELRVELQKLFKIEFLLNKAERAQLYFFAGELLVAERQWVEAHRQFERSKDLNSDNIIDGKIKSILPMLPPSFRAQLEEKAKALATTEAANLAQAVQPSGEEFEFFNQAQSNLARNDVVGAVEAMANLIRKFPLGIKSKWAQDKIFELLIAETEKSRGPQGTSVLKKKIHSEMLNFDSDRQADWGKTLFDMQAYADAAPLLKKSADQISSSVRASRIYYLAARSYQLSGAYGDAKKIYQLLIRNYPTATEIPDAAIQWGLINYNENDPSEAITHLEIARSRKLTSQQDLVSLFWLYQSYKAKNAEQEMIKAAKELVARFHLTYYGLIAHNELQKKFPEYEVTKPKSAKVNFSSSENFALERARALLSAGMLDAASEELSVFSTRVLSNDEGQYLANYYAQALNYPKSFGMLTGILDVDPIRRTQYVVHQIFPKEFWDLVSDDKKRSGVDPFLLLSIMKQESAFNFNAVSRSGAMGLLQMIPPTAEEVKKELGLKVDISKELFDPATNVRFCAHYYAMLLKRYGGSIPLALAAYNAGPTRISLFVTSQGQIKDTWVDEMPWAETSFYVKSILKNYLMYRMLYGGLTQMPTPPWASGPTSSAK, translated from the coding sequence GTGACTAGACATGTAGTTTTATTTTTTTTCGCGTCTCTCATGGCCTCAGGTGCATCTGCATTTGTAAAAACTCAATCAGTGGAGCTTGAAGAATTACCACTTACTGATCGTTGGGCCGCTAAATCAGTTGTCGAAAAACAAAAAAGAATAAAAACTGCAAAAGATCCGGTTATGAAGACTGCCATTGCTGAATCATTGGGTGATTGGCAAGGTTGCGTTTTGGCAGCAAGAAATGTTCCTAAAAAAAGTGTTGTGCGTGATTGGCTTTGGCTCATCGAACTTAATTGTGGTCGTAAACTCACCGAGAGTGAAACTAAAACTAAAGACAATGGTTATGCTGTAGGTGCTCTTCTTGCGAGTTCTATTGCCTCTGTTGAAGCTAACCAGCTTGCATGGCATAACAAACCTTTAGGCTCGAAAATTCAACAAGCCCTAGTATCTGCAAAGTTTGCACTTACTCGTTGGCATAATAAAAATTCTCATTGGAAAGAATTACGTGTTGAACTTCAAAAATTATTTAAAATTGAATTTCTCTTAAATAAAGCTGAAAGAGCTCAACTCTATTTTTTTGCAGGCGAGCTCTTGGTTGCAGAACGTCAATGGGTAGAGGCCCATCGACAATTCGAAAGGTCTAAAGATTTAAATTCAGATAATATTATAGACGGAAAAATTAAAAGTATTTTGCCCATGTTGCCTCCAAGTTTTAGAGCACAGCTAGAAGAAAAAGCAAAAGCACTGGCGACTACGGAGGCCGCCAATTTAGCACAAGCTGTTCAGCCATCAGGAGAGGAGTTTGAGTTTTTTAATCAAGCCCAATCAAATTTGGCTCGTAATGATGTCGTTGGGGCGGTTGAAGCCATGGCAAATCTCATTAGAAAATTTCCTTTGGGCATTAAATCTAAATGGGCTCAGGATAAAATATTTGAATTGCTTATTGCTGAAACTGAAAAGAGTCGAGGGCCTCAGGGAACTTCAGTATTAAAGAAGAAAATACATTCAGAGATGTTGAATTTTGATTCAGACAGACAAGCTGATTGGGGTAAAACACTTTTTGACATGCAAGCTTACGCAGATGCTGCCCCGTTATTGAAAAAATCTGCTGACCAAATTTCAAGTTCCGTGCGTGCCTCAAGAATTTATTATCTCGCTGCTCGTAGTTATCAGTTAAGTGGTGCCTATGGTGATGCTAAAAAAATATATCAACTTTTGATTCGTAATTATCCTACTGCCACAGAGATTCCTGATGCTGCTATTCAATGGGGGCTCATCAACTACAATGAAAACGACCCTTCTGAAGCAATCACTCACCTTGAAATTGCAAGATCACGAAAATTGACAAGCCAACAAGATCTCGTTTCACTTTTTTGGCTCTATCAAAGTTATAAGGCAAAAAACGCCGAGCAAGAAATGATCAAAGCCGCAAAAGAACTTGTTGCACGTTTTCATCTGACTTATTACGGATTGATCGCTCATAACGAACTTCAAAAAAAATTCCCTGAATATGAAGTCACAAAACCAAAGTCAGCAAAGGTTAATTTTTCATCGAGTGAAAATTTCGCACTTGAAAGGGCTCGGGCCTTATTGAGTGCTGGTATGTTAGATGCTGCCTCAGAAGAATTAAGTGTTTTTTCAACGAGAGTACTTTCAAATGATGAAGGTCAATATTTAGCTAATTATTATGCGCAAGCTCTTAATTATCCCAAGAGCTTTGGTATGCTGACAGGCATTTTAGATGTAGATCCGATACGTCGAACTCAATACGTAGTTCATCAAATATTTCCAAAAGAATTTTGGGATTTAGTAAGCGATGATAAAAAACGTTCAGGTGTTGATCCTTTTTTACTCTTGTCTATCATGAAACAAGAAAGTGCTTTTAATTTCAATGCTGTGAGCCGTAGTGGTGCTATGGGGCTTTTGCAAATGATTCCGCCAACGGCTGAAGAGGTAAAAAAAGAATTGGGTTTGAAAGTTGATATCTCAAAAGAACTTTTTGATCCTGCGACGAACGTCCGTTTTTGTGCTCATTACTATGCGATGCTTTTAAAGCGCTATGGGGGCTCAATTCCATTAGCACTTGCAGCATATAACGCAGGGCCAACGCGGATTTCACTGTTTGTTACATCCCAAGGTCAAATTAAAGACACTTGGGTTGATGAAATGCCCTGGGCTGAAACTTCTTTTTATGTGAAATCTATTTTGAAAAATTATTTAATGTATCGAATGCTCTATGGCGGGCTCACGCAAATGCCAACACCACCTTGGGCGAGTGGTCCAACGTCTAGCGCAAAATAG
- a CDS encoding LysM peptidoglycan-binding domain-containing protein, producing MQRTLTLLTMTLFLVTGCASKNVIPNPDGSSATVEEAAENKVIQKLPTTKTDLGATDSIDKIDVTFNEETEKWVEYFQGRGRGHFERYMERSTKYIPMMKKILRENGVPEDLIYIAMIESGFTGKIKSRAKAVGYWQFMPGTGKHYGLKANSLMDERWDPVRSTEAAAAYFKGLYNLFGSWFLAIASYNVGENRIKSLVMKNYTRDFWELAKRKQLPNETIHYVPKFLAARQIALEPEKYGFMGLDYKSPMVFDVITAKDPVDMKALAKAMRIEYDEIKDLNPAYKTQYIPVIGDVATIRVPQGTGEAAKIAVSEAIVKNKRFLAQAEAPSKLSFLRYKVRRGDTLDKIAETHDTTVDELLKVNRIRKNKVKPGITLKIPTSAFNIDKMPRVFHAAKSNSQNKNRYVPSLTYVVKRGDTLTQIARRHKVSVNDIMKKNRLAQNKVQRGQKLVIPRTSQDNS from the coding sequence ATGCAACGAACTTTAACACTACTCACAATGACTTTATTTTTGGTAACAGGTTGCGCAAGTAAGAATGTTATCCCCAATCCAGATGGCAGTTCTGCAACAGTTGAAGAAGCTGCAGAGAATAAAGTAATTCAAAAGCTTCCCACCACCAAAACAGATTTGGGTGCAACTGATTCTATTGATAAAATTGACGTAACTTTTAATGAAGAAACAGAAAAATGGGTTGAATATTTTCAAGGCCGTGGGCGTGGTCATTTTGAGCGCTACATGGAACGTTCAACTAAATATATCCCCATGATGAAAAAAATATTGCGTGAAAATGGTGTGCCTGAAGATCTCATTTATATCGCAATGATTGAGTCGGGTTTCACAGGAAAAATTAAAAGCCGTGCTAAAGCAGTTGGCTATTGGCAGTTTATGCCAGGCACTGGGAAACACTACGGCTTAAAAGCAAATAGTCTTATGGATGAACGCTGGGATCCTGTTCGTAGCACTGAAGCAGCTGCAGCGTATTTTAAAGGGCTTTATAATCTTTTTGGTTCATGGTTTTTGGCCATCGCAAGTTACAATGTCGGCGAGAATAGAATTAAATCTCTTGTCATGAAAAACTACACACGAGATTTTTGGGAATTAGCAAAGCGTAAACAACTTCCTAATGAAACTATTCACTATGTTCCAAAGTTTTTAGCAGCAAGACAAATTGCTCTTGAACCTGAAAAATATGGATTCATGGGTCTCGACTATAAAAGCCCCATGGTTTTTGATGTGATCACCGCAAAAGACCCTGTTGACATGAAAGCTTTAGCAAAAGCGATGCGTATCGAGTACGACGAAATTAAAGATCTTAATCCTGCATACAAAACGCAATACATCCCTGTCATTGGTGATGTTGCGACTATTCGCGTTCCACAGGGTACTGGCGAAGCCGCAAAAATCGCAGTGAGTGAAGCGATTGTTAAGAATAAACGCTTTTTAGCACAAGCTGAGGCTCCTTCAAAATTGAGTTTTTTAAGATACAAAGTAAGAAGAGGCGATACACTTGATAAAATTGCTGAAACCCATGACACAACCGTTGATGAGCTTTTGAAAGTAAATCGTATTCGCAAAAATAAGGTTAAGCCTGGAATCACTTTAAAAATTCCGACGAGTGCATTTAATATCGATAAAATGCCCCGTGTATTTCATGCGGCAAAGTCTAATAGCCAAAATAAAAATCGCTATGTCCCATCACTCACATACGTCGTTAAACGCGGTGATACCCTGACTCAAATTGCTCGTCGCCATAAAGTAAGTGTAAATGACATTATGAAGAAAAACAGATTGGCACAAAATAAGGTACAACGAGGGCAAAAGCTTGTGATTCCTCGAACTTCGCAAGATAATTCTTAA
- a CDS encoding SDR family NAD(P)-dependent oxidoreductase: MQIKGNLSVISGASRGIGAALAKEMAHQGGRIVILARSLSDLEKVAGEIKSKALSSNLPAPAIYIYAVDLSDAKATEVTAQKIISEIGVPDILINNAGAGKFRCIDETTSDEVVQMMALPYFAAFYLTRAFLPAMLSKKSGHIVNMTSPSSVVPFAGSTGYSAARWAMRGFTEALRGDLRGTGIRVTLAMPGKVDSSYWEANSGSEDRVPSISKLIPTLTEEKTAKIIARGIEWNCREIIAPFMVQVFYVLYRLFPRFVTYLVHSTGWKHPSTR; the protein is encoded by the coding sequence ATGCAAATAAAAGGAAACTTAAGCGTAATTTCAGGAGCATCGCGCGGAATTGGTGCTGCTTTAGCTAAAGAGATGGCTCATCAAGGCGGTCGTATTGTGATCTTGGCGCGAAGTCTCAGTGATCTTGAAAAAGTCGCTGGAGAAATAAAATCTAAAGCTTTGTCTTCAAATTTACCGGCTCCGGCGATTTACATTTATGCAGTCGATCTCTCAGATGCAAAAGCTACAGAAGTAACAGCTCAAAAAATAATAAGTGAAATAGGAGTGCCTGATATTTTGATCAATAACGCAGGTGCCGGAAAATTTCGTTGCATTGATGAAACAACCTCAGACGAAGTAGTTCAGATGATGGCGCTTCCCTATTTTGCGGCGTTTTATCTCACACGTGCTTTTTTGCCAGCAATGCTTTCTAAAAAATCAGGCCACATTGTGAATATGACTTCACCCTCGTCTGTTGTTCCGTTTGCAGGATCAACAGGGTATTCAGCCGCTCGTTGGGCAATGCGCGGTTTTACTGAAGCTCTTCGAGGCGATTTAAGGGGCACTGGAATTCGCGTTACACTTGCTATGCCCGGTAAAGTTGATAGCTCCTATTGGGAGGCAAATTCTGGGAGTGAAGATCGAGTACCGAGTATTTCAAAGCTGATTCCCACTCTCACAGAAGAAAAAACAGCGAAGATAATCGCGCGAGGTATTGAGTGGAATTGTCGTGAAATCATCGCACCATTTATGGTTCAAGTTTTTTATGTTTTGTATCGATTGTTTCCAAGGTTTGTTACTTATCTTGTTCATTCCACAGGGTGGAAACATCCTTCAACGAGATAA